One genomic window of Gossypium hirsutum isolate 1008001.06 chromosome D11, Gossypium_hirsutum_v2.1, whole genome shotgun sequence includes the following:
- the LOC107913411 gene encoding protein SCAI isoform X1 codes for MAEEDVVPKTFRALVESADRKFARVRDLPSYGRAQGQHYFQKVFKAYMRLWKYQQEHRPELVKAGLNRWEIGEIAGRIGQLYFGQYMRTSEARFLVEAYIFYEAILKRRYFEGCGVKDLRVRFKELRFYARFLLVSLILNRTEMVKVVVEKLRALIYDCKANFRETNFKEWKLVEQEILRFINIDTTFTIPSSRPFRYCAMLNCHPNSVPYVARFHAKKVLKFRGAILMSYHRNEVKFAELTLDVYRMLQCLEWEPSGSFYQKHPAEPKENGVAVDYSGASGLIDMNLAADMTDPALPPNPRKAILYRPSLTHLIAVMATICEELPPESIMLVYLSASGKPGQINTSHVETSGGSRRTRKSMLTSHSSLEQNCSATESHINGVKGPSDYYNDYLWLGPKGNGGSSNLYPGDIIPFTRRPLFLIIDSDSSHAFKVLHGAERGEKAALLLSPLRPTFKGPSSADMTQNGSQFTLFLTAPLLAFCQMVGFSLTDSDTEVLNSAESILSTAFSKWEVILCKSPSLDLVWAQVLSDPFLRRLIVRFIFCRAVLSAIWPPEGSDQYLPLCLPQLPNSLSPKSDVVQSCVSQLADHLKVSNYFHFGDS; via the exons ATGGCGGAGGAAGACGTCGTTCCCAAAACCTTCCGAGCTCTCGTCGAGAGCGCGGACCGTAAATTCGCACGAGTCCGGGACTTACCGTCGTACGGACGAGCACAAGGCCAACACTATTTCCAGAAAGTCTTCAAAGCCTATATGCGGTTATGGAAGTACCAGCAAGAGCACCGACCCGAGCTTGTCAAAGCCGGTTTGAACCGTTGGGAGATTGGCGAAATCGCCGGTCGGATCGGCCAGCTGTATTTCGGCCAGTACATGAGGACGAGCGAGGCTAGGTTTCTGGTCGAAGCCTACATTTTCTATGAAGCGATtttgaagagaaggtatttcGAAGGGTGTGGAGTGAAGGATCTTCGAGTTCGGTTTAAGGAGTTGAGATTTTATGCCCGGTTTTTGCTGGTTTCGTTGATTTTGAACCGGACCGAGATGGTGAAAGTTGTCGTCGAAAAGCTTAGAGCTCTTATTTATGATTGCAAGGCTAATTTCCGG GAAACAAACTTTAAAGAGTGGAAGCTAGTAGAGCAAGAAATTCTCCGCTTTATAAACATTGATACTACTTTTACCATTCCAAGTTCGAGGCCATTTCGGTACTGTGCTATGCTCAACTGTCATCCAAATTCTGTTCCATATGTAGCTCGATTCCATGCAAAGAAGGTTCTAAAGTTTCGGGGTGCTATCCTGATGAGTTATCACCGGAATGAG GTAAAGTTCGCAGAACTTACTCTGGATGTATACAGAATGCTGCAGTGTTTAGAATGGGAGCCTAGTGGATCATTTTACCAGAAGCATCCTGCTGAACCAAAGGAGAATGGTGTTGCAGTTGATTATTCTGGAGCTTCTGGACTAATTGATATGAATTTGGCTGCAGACATGACTGACCCCGCTCTACCTCCAAATCCCAGGAAGGCTATCCTGTATCGACCATCTCTGACACATTTGATAGCA GTTATGGCAACAATTTGTGAGGAGCTCCCTCCAGAGAGTATTATGCTTGTTTATTTATCAGCATCAG GGAAGCCTGGTCAAATTAATACTTCTCATGTAGAAACTTCAGGAGGATCTAGGCGAACAAGAAAAAGCATGCTCACTTCTCACAGTTCTCTTGAACAGAATTGCTCTGCAACTGAATCCCACATCAATGGTGTGAAAGGGCCTAGTGACTACTATAATGATTACTTGTGGTTAGGTCCTAAAGGAAATGGTG GTTCAAGTAACCTCTATCCTGGTGATATAATTCCTTTCACCCGAAGACCTCTTTTCTTGATCATTGATAGTGACAGCAGCCATGCATTCAAG GTCTTACATGGTGCAGAAAGGGGAGAGAAAGCTGCTCTTCTGCTTTCACCATTGAGACCAACTTTTAAGGGCCCATCTAGTGCTGATATGACTCAGAATGGAAGTCAGTTTACCCTTTTCTTGACTGCTCCTCTGCTAGCATTTTGCCAAATGGTTGGGTTCTCCTTGACTGATAGTGATACG GAGGTCCTTAATAGTGCTGAAAGCATACTATCTACCGCTTTCTCCAAGTGGGAAGTAATTCTTTGCAAATCACCTAGCCTTGATCTGGTTTGGGCGCAGGTTTTATCTGATCCATTTTTAAGGCGGCTTATTGTTAG ATTCATTTTCTGTCGGGCCGTGCTCTCTGCCATCTGGCCTCCAGAAGGGAGCGATCAATATCTGCCTCTTTGCCTACCACAACTTCCTAATTCTCTCTCTCCGAAGTCTGATGTCGTGCAGTCTTGTGTCAGCCAGCTTGCAGATCACCTGAAAGTTTCCAACTACTTTCACTTTGGGGATTCATAA
- the LOC107913411 gene encoding protein SCAI isoform X2 — translation MAEEDVVPKTFRALVESADRKFARVRDLPSYGRAQGQHYFQKVFKAYMRLWKYQQEHRPELVKAGLNRWEIGEIAGRIGQLYFGQYMRTSEARFLVEAYIFYEAILKRRYFEGCGVKDLRVRFKELRFYARFLLVSLILNRTEMVKVVVEKLRALIYDCKANFRETNFKEWKLVEQEILRFINIDTTFTIPSSRPFRYCAMLNCHPNSVPYVARFHAKKVLKFRGAILMSYHRNEVKFAELTLDVYRMLQCLEWEPSGSFYQKHPAEPKENGVAVDYSGASGLIDMNLAADMTDPALPPNPRKAILYRPSLTHLIAVMATICEELPPESIMLVYLSASGKPGQINTSHVETSGGSRRTRKSMLTSHSSLEQNCSATESHINGVKGPSDYYNDYLWLGPKGNGGSSNLYPGDIIPFTRRPLFLIIDSDSSHAFKAGLTWCRKGRESCSSAFTIETNF, via the exons ATGGCGGAGGAAGACGTCGTTCCCAAAACCTTCCGAGCTCTCGTCGAGAGCGCGGACCGTAAATTCGCACGAGTCCGGGACTTACCGTCGTACGGACGAGCACAAGGCCAACACTATTTCCAGAAAGTCTTCAAAGCCTATATGCGGTTATGGAAGTACCAGCAAGAGCACCGACCCGAGCTTGTCAAAGCCGGTTTGAACCGTTGGGAGATTGGCGAAATCGCCGGTCGGATCGGCCAGCTGTATTTCGGCCAGTACATGAGGACGAGCGAGGCTAGGTTTCTGGTCGAAGCCTACATTTTCTATGAAGCGATtttgaagagaaggtatttcGAAGGGTGTGGAGTGAAGGATCTTCGAGTTCGGTTTAAGGAGTTGAGATTTTATGCCCGGTTTTTGCTGGTTTCGTTGATTTTGAACCGGACCGAGATGGTGAAAGTTGTCGTCGAAAAGCTTAGAGCTCTTATTTATGATTGCAAGGCTAATTTCCGG GAAACAAACTTTAAAGAGTGGAAGCTAGTAGAGCAAGAAATTCTCCGCTTTATAAACATTGATACTACTTTTACCATTCCAAGTTCGAGGCCATTTCGGTACTGTGCTATGCTCAACTGTCATCCAAATTCTGTTCCATATGTAGCTCGATTCCATGCAAAGAAGGTTCTAAAGTTTCGGGGTGCTATCCTGATGAGTTATCACCGGAATGAG GTAAAGTTCGCAGAACTTACTCTGGATGTATACAGAATGCTGCAGTGTTTAGAATGGGAGCCTAGTGGATCATTTTACCAGAAGCATCCTGCTGAACCAAAGGAGAATGGTGTTGCAGTTGATTATTCTGGAGCTTCTGGACTAATTGATATGAATTTGGCTGCAGACATGACTGACCCCGCTCTACCTCCAAATCCCAGGAAGGCTATCCTGTATCGACCATCTCTGACACATTTGATAGCA GTTATGGCAACAATTTGTGAGGAGCTCCCTCCAGAGAGTATTATGCTTGTTTATTTATCAGCATCAG GGAAGCCTGGTCAAATTAATACTTCTCATGTAGAAACTTCAGGAGGATCTAGGCGAACAAGAAAAAGCATGCTCACTTCTCACAGTTCTCTTGAACAGAATTGCTCTGCAACTGAATCCCACATCAATGGTGTGAAAGGGCCTAGTGACTACTATAATGATTACTTGTGGTTAGGTCCTAAAGGAAATGGTG GTTCAAGTAACCTCTATCCTGGTGATATAATTCCTTTCACCCGAAGACCTCTTTTCTTGATCATTGATAGTGACAGCAGCCATGCATTCAAGGCAG GTCTTACATGGTGCAGAAAGGGGAGAGAAAGCTGCTCTTCTGCTTTCACCATTGAGACCAACTTTTAA
- the LOC107911405 gene encoding caldesmon, producing MLQLEEDSARTKVPSSAIDKLIEENERSSGKIADLHIELAAVKQSLSGAIEELKKKERYIESLKIELGKAKELEVKSVEKEASFCTLKKELKKVQSFESEAMGLVSEGKKRIHELEEEIKRRKESGKKIHDSYVAQTKEFERTKVSLEESRHVITSFRENLEKMEGNSSEGASQSSVEDDHSLMDGSESELQSNKESLVRAQEKERAALLRANILSQEVNLLKYELKSTREAEENNLKAMDDLAFALKEVRMEANEAKEELSVTKYELEKSREEVELLKMMLTNIQLMYNEAKGEADVFKNTSERLKLEAEESLMAWNMKETGFVDCIKKLEDERNAAQEENKSLLESLKEAQNMYRRTMEENQKFRGSKKQANYVSKAVSNKKYEALSFHSQGNEKPKIKEATNFEIIREWKLLFCEEQSNKQKPLRCTDQKEQQKDGKEANKKAKQQKSGTPCLNLKFPHKSKDAEEDSENLIKDSDGESDSELFDPLRGSIFDEAETPKAASPIATRHRNKPSFAANDESNSGEEFYLIDSTNFDEENYKTTRKKKALLSRFSELIKIRTFN from the coding sequence ATGTTGCAGCTTGAGGAGGATTCGGCGAGGACGAAGGTTCCATCGTCTGCCATTGATAAGCTGATTGAGGAGAATGAGAGGTCCTCAGGGAAGATTGCAGACCTCCATATAGAACTTGCCGCCGTGAAGCAATCATTATCAGGTGCCATTGAAGAACTGAAGAAAAAGGAGAGGTACATTGAATCCTTGAAGATTGAACTTGGAAAGGCTAAAGAGTTAGAGGTGAAATCTGTAGAGAAAGAAGCTTCATTTTGTACGTTGAAAAAAGAGTTGAAGAAGGTGCAATCCTTTGAGTCTGAAGCAATGGGTTTAGTGTCAGAAGGTAAGAAGAGAATTCATGAACTGGAAGAAGAAATCAAGAGAAGGAAGGAATCTGGAAAGAAGATACATGATTCATATGTTGCTCAAACGAAAGAGTTTGAGCGAACAAAGGTTTCACTTGAAGAATCAAGGCACGTAATCACGTCTTTCCGTGAAAACCTTGAGAAAATGGAAGGTAATTCATCCGAGGGTGCATCCCAAAGTTCTGTTGAGGATGATCATTCTCTGATGGATGGCTCTGAATCCGAGCTTCAATCGAATAAAGAGAGTCTGGTTCGTGCTCAGGAGAAAGAGAGAGCTGCTTTATTGAGGGCCAATATTCTATCTCAGGAGGTAAACTTGTTAAAATATGAACTGAAATCTACCAGAGAAGCTGAAGAAAACAACCTAAAAGCCATGGATGATTTAGCGTTCGCATTGAAAGAAGTGAGAATGGAAGCAAATGAAGCCAAGGAGGAACTGTCGGTAACAAAATACGAGCTGGAGAAATCAAGAGAGGAGGTGGAACTTTTGAAGATGATGTTGACCAACATTCAGCTCATGTATAATGAAGCAAAGGGTGAAGCTGATGTATTCAAAAACACTTCTGAGAGATTAAAATTAGAAGCTGAAgaaagtcttatggcatggaATATGAAAGAGACAGGCTTTGTGGATTGCATTAAAAAACTGGAAGACGAAAGGAATGCTGCACAAGAAGAGAATAAAAGCCTGCTTGAATCACTTAAAGAGGCTCAAAACATGTACAGGAGGACCATGGAAGAGAATCAGAAATTTCGGGGCAGCAAGAAACAAGCCAATTATGTAAGCAAAGCAGTCTCAAACAAAAAATATGAAGCTTTGAGTTTTCATTCCCAAGGGAATGAAAAACCTAAGATAAAGGAAGCAACAAATTTTGAGATAATTAGGGAGTGGAAGCTATTGTTTTGTGAAGAACAAAGCAACAAACAAAAGCCACTGAGATGTACAGATCAAAAGGAACAACAAAAAGATGGTAAAGAAGCTAACAAGAAAGCAAAGCAACAAAAGTCGGGCACCCCCTGTTTGAACCTAAAATTCCCACATAAAAGCAAGGATGCAGAAGAGGATAGTGAAAACTTAATCAAAGACAGTGATGGAGAATCAGACTCTGAATTGTTTGATCCACTAAGGGGATCCATATTTGATGAAGCTGAGACTCCGAAAGCTGCATCACCGATTGCAACCAGGCACCGGAATAAGCCTTCCTTTGCCGCAAATGATGAATCAAATAGTGGGGAGGAGTTTTATCTTATTGATTCGACCAATTTCGATGAAGAAAACTATAAGACGACGAGAAAAAAGAAAGCATTGTTAAGTAGATTTAGTGAACTTATAAAGATAAGAACTTTTAATTAG